The DNA sequence tatatatacatatatatgaaaaaaaaatttatcaaataccgttttattttatttttatttttattagaaacaaaacaaaagctaTGATCGAACAAAAGCATCATGTTTCGtccaaaaagcaaaagaaacaaACGCGTCATGTGGTGCATTCATTTCTTGATGAGGATGACGAAAATATTGATCGAGTTTATCATCCTGCCTCAGGCATGTAATTACAATTAATTAGCTTTATGCCTTatgaaaatgaataattaatgtaTGCAAGTACATTGGATAATTTTGTTAATGGCTAATCAGCATTAATTGCATACTTAAAACAAAAGCAATACAACACAATTATATATGCGTATTGAATACGtaagcacatatatatacataatacatatatatcttatgcccaaaaaaatatatatatagacatatctTGAATTTCAAGCACTTAATTAACATGCATCAGTTATtgcaaaaatgataataataataataataaataaataaataaataaacatacattaattgtagaaaaaaataatgattaatatctGAAATCATCAGTCCAGAAGATCCTCCCTATATGCATGATATGCATTCatcatagaaaaaataatagttcATATTTGAAATCATCAATGCAGGAGTTCGTCCATACAAAATGTTCCATAAAAAATAAGGAGGATTAATTATCAACATTAATTAAACCCTAGAGACATTAATGGGGCTTAATTGATTAGGGTTTCAAAATGAAAAGCCTATTTGGtcgttatatatgtatattatatacatatacatatacaacttaaatatttaattatatgttgaCTAAAGTTCTATATATGGAAACCATGGCAAGCTATAAAGAGTTAAAGACAGAtacttcaagcaaaaaaaaaaaaaaaaactgttaaaAGAATATGGTGAAAAGCTACAGCAGTTCTACAGAAACCTCTGGAAAATCTGACATAccagaaagaaaagaaacattGGAAATGATCAATTCCAGATTTGATGCCCCGAATGTACAACAATTTTCTTCATCCTTGGAACTTTGAAAGATGAAATCAATTAATcttagaacaaagagaaatggGTTTGTTCCACGTGTCCCAGTTATGATTATCGAGTTGAAAATAAGATATACGGAGCTCTGAGATATTATTTCAGACAGAGAGATTATAGTTAGTGCATTGAAAGAAGACAAAGAGACAGTAACAACTCatagctttgttttttttttttttcctttttttcttttaggtacatatggaaaataataagaaaaagcaaATGACAGACAGAGGTAGAGTGAGTCACACAGCTGATGATATAAGCCTGAGCCTTCTTCTTCAGCTAGCACAGTATTATTCCTAAGTTACATACATGTGGAAATTCATACTAAAATCCTAGCTAGCATTCGATCAAAAGCCTTGTTTAGAAAAATACCCCCCAACTCCCAAGCCcaaatttattcatatatatatatatatatattggagttgtttgatttgttttgtATGTAGATAGCTCTAGCGTCTTCTTGCGGCAGTTTCTCTCTGAGCGTTGAAGAAAACAGCAGCAACAGGTAGGCCAAGATCGTTTTGAGCAGCAAAATCACGGGTGCTAAAGTGATCCCTCGATGAAGGTGGGTTTACTGATTGTCTTCTTTTCTGTTTGAACAGAACAAACACAAACCTGTGGATCCCTATATTTGGCCTTGGGATCTCATAGCTCACCATTTCActtcctgttttttttttttttttttttttttttttaatcaaaatgccaaacaaaattttaaaaattaaaaaaaaaaaaaaagtaacagaGAAAAATGTGATaagtttttatttcatttccttTCTTTCACGACAAATTAAACTActattttcttcttatattaatCATCGATTGGAGCAGAATATGTTTATATGGACCTACCAAATGCCGCATCTGTTGTGCCTGGTATGTCTGTCACCATCCTGTACATGCTCAAAAAAAACACCCTGTTTAGTTCTCTTACAAATATGCATATATCTTTGCTAATCTAAAATTTCGTCCTTCTTTTTGCCTTTTCAgatcaaactaaaaaaaaattttgattgagATCTCagagatatatacatattataaagaAAAGTAGACAGATCATCATATGTATGCGTATATAAGGATGGTTAATTAAGctggagaaatatatatatatatatatatatgtatatataataacatatgGAGCAAGATGCGGCAAATTAACTAAGAACTCAATCTGAAGTTCTCGGTGATGTATGCATATGCTAATGAatgatatgcatatatatatatatataggtgttaCTTGAGGTAAGATTTTCTTTTGAATGCAACCATTTTAGATATATAGCTATATAGCTAGGCTGTAAAATGAGTAATTTAGGATTATTGTTCGTCTTTGttagcatatatattataagactTAGTTAGATAGGTGCATTCTCTATAGGTATACCAGTGCAGGTGCTCCCTTAGATAAGGATCACTAGGACCAGGAACATCTGGGTCTGTCATGATCTGCAAATAAGTAAAGACATATATAGAAACACATGAACAAATCTAcaagatttattatatttagatttacaaagtaacataaaaaataaaaaataaaataaaaaaaaaccttttaagagatctaaaataatttattagcataattaattgatgataaattaaataaaagatatatgAAACTTATACGTATATGCATACGTACCAGTGTGAAGAAAGATCTCATATCACCTCCTTGAATTTCAACCCTAGGTTTGGAGGTGACGTTGGAAGGAAAGAGCTCGTGTCCATTACAGACTTGCTTCGAGTTGTAAGTGACAGACATTTTTATGGTTGGAGTGAAAGAATCAAGAACGTCACCAATGACTCTCCCAACAATTAGAGGTTCTGAAATTCTTGCcattaacaaaagaaaagaatatagaAAGGAAAGTCTTTGTGGAATGTGGGTGAGAGGAAAAAGAATGATATAAGACAAAACCAACAGGAAAGACTATAGCTAGGGGAATTGCAGTTAATTCTTAGGAGGCTTGGAAGTAGAAGCCTCTGTATTTATAGTGTTTGAAACTAGAAGTTATAACTTTAGATCTAGAGAGTGTGGTttaaagagagaagaagaatataaaagaagaatataaaagaaaagaataataatatattatacaaaatctagaaaagtaaaaaaaagaaaaaaaaagaaaaaagaaaaaaaaaaggataataatGTTTTGTGCTAATTAGCTATATGTTTCACACTCTTCCCATCCTTATGTTCTAATTTCTGTGTGTTTTATGACATATCAAGAAGAGGGGTtagtaagaaaaaaagaaaaagggttagtggtataattttatatgatgtTATATTAGTCAGTGTCTTTGTAATATGTGAGTGTTAATTAATCTAATACCTATCTATTGGGTCCCTTGGAATCGGTTCTTTGATTGGCTGTGCACCTAActataccaaaaattaaaagttttcaaaaacaCAGAgcagctggttttttttttttttttttttttttttttttcatgctgaAGGCCAGAAAAGCATAATAGATATACACTGCATGTGGGGTCCCGAGACAAATGCAAGTTGTCAATTCAgctcttttattaaaaatgtaaagCGAAAAATGGAAGAGAAATTTCGAAAATGATTCTGGTTGAACATTCAGAGAGGCTGATAAAGGAAAATCAACTTTAGCAGTTAAGGTAATATTGGTTTGAGTGGCACATTTGTCTATAGAGTAGagaaccttttttttaaataaataattaaataattaaaaataaatttccgaAATTTCATGAACACAATACAAAGGAATTTTAAGGCCATTTAGATGAGATTCTTTTCAGAAGCGTTTGAGGGCATAAAGGAACTCCACcaattaatatttagaaattaatattGCTGGCAAGGAGAGGGAATGAGTGATTGATAGTGGTGAGAGGTCATATCCGAAGGGAGTTTTCAAAAGGGAGGTTCATAGGTGAGTTCCAAGACTGGCAAAAGAAAACAACGTGGATTTTCTATAACTAGAAGCCAAAGTACTTTTTCTGTATATCCCCACGCTGGTCCTCACGTGCTCAATTCCTACTACTACTCCTGCACACCATTACCATAACCATAAACATAACCATACCATATATCCCCATTTCTACGTAATTCTCTATTTTATGCAATTATGTTATTCAAATCCTACGAATCTCTCTTTCATTGCCTTctactattttttaatatggaCGTTTGCACTGTTCTAGGTGGACTTCAAAAATTCCCTATTcactttttttgtcttttgtatATGCATTATTTCATCGATGCCCATCAATGTATCATCTATTCATTTAAAcactaataatattatttgtcagCAGCAGTAAAAtgaatgattaatatatatatccgATCCTTTTGCTTCATACAAATTTTCGAATTCGTGCATATATTTTAAGTGGATGAAACTGTTTCATTCTGTTGGCATATTAcaagcatataatatatatatatatatatcaataactcTCTAATCGCATTCCCtaacattaataaataagcGGGATAAAGGGCAATTATGTTGTAAATGCTAAAGTTGTCATGTATTTTAAACatcaattatcattttatttaatgatcaaatttttttctatgtaagtatcacaatttaattaattcaggAATTCTCTAATAAgatgattacatatatatatatatatataaacatacaaGTTATCTTAGCATCATTCTATTTTCTTTGGCACACTATAAGTGGTTTTTCCTCTCAACTTAATAGTTAGCTAATAAGAtatggacatatatatatatatatatatatatggtggaaCATTTATACAAAACTTACATGTCTTACCAAATTCGTCGGGATGTTTTCCTTcataattctagatagaaaATTCTTGGATGATGAAAAATTAACTACTATGTAAAGAGCTTTGCTATTTGTTGGTAATAAGAACTGTGGACTCTAtcattgataattattaaataatgtcatctaattatttttattttttaatattaaaaatttaatatgaaaaaataaattttttaatagttacCCTTTAAATTATCACGTTGAATGAATATTATTGGTGTTCTATCTTTAAAAATGAcaagtaacatttttttatatataagtgCAATCTCTCTTTTTAAGTCTCCCATTTCTGATTTATATTTGTCCTCTAGACCCTTTTATGCAATTATCCTTTCGGTTCTTCATCCACATAAacgaaccattttttttttttgagagatcCACATAAATAAACATGGATAAGCGTAAAATAAGAAACTATAAGATTCTTTATATGTATAGAAATTGCCAATTTTTACTTCCCTTACCATCTTgcaaaaacatagaaaaagaaaaccataaaGTGGTTGCTTTTAAGGCATTGTTAACATTATCATGGGAGCAAAAATAAACTTTGaggaggaaaaaaggaaaagttatagaaaattggattttttttttaaattttttatttattgtttcgcaattgttttttagttttctattcAACTTCAATCTTCTCTTTCTCCAGTCTGCTTGAAAGTGGAAACTTTCACGTCGGCTTAACTTTATGGATAAGTTCCACATAGGCCCATTGACCCTGACTAAATACTGAATCACTGTCTATCAAACCCAACTAAGCTTAAAAGATAACACAAGCCCTCCAAATaacacaaacttttttttttttttttcaaaacgaatatttcatttaaactttttgattttattgtaattataattagatctaggattttaaagatttattaTTAACCTCCCATTTATCAgttttttaactaattaattttaactgttaatgtataaaattatatttttacaatattattcaattttaaaatattaattttcaatatgtttttaatttttaattgttaaaattaatttgtaaaaattgattaattaatttattttgataaatatagaaACTAAGGAaggttaatgatgatttttttaaaagtgtaactgttatatatttttacttatttatttattttgttgatatGCCTTTTCAAATTAAGTAGAACATGTTTAAATGAGGATTGATTTCAATTTTGTCGTTCTACATGTTAGTATTTCagctttctctttgtttttcctaaacgatcttttaaatttttctctGGTTTTGTTCGATTTTAGCTTTGAAGTTTATTAAGGTATATTTAGTTGTTGAGATCCTAAggttgtcttttttctttttttttttttttttttttggatgtcaTTTCTAAGGTTATGCCTAAAGGtttttaaatgtataaatatatatatggaagaaaaattattcaataagaaaaatatatatatatatatatatatagaaggaaaaaataaaaagattttaattgTTTATGGTCTATATTTCAAAcagtatataataaaaataaatatgttttaaaattcaaatgtttAAACGAAAacatgtaataaattaaatcttcaTCTTCTAATCCAAACAAAATCATTCAACTGGGTGgtccaacaaaaaataaataaataaataaataagtaaatcatTGAGAAAAATGATTCGAGCGTTTTTAATTTAAACAGACAGGGCACCGTAGAAGCAAAATTGTCAGAATTACTCAATCTAGGAGtaattttaagattaaaaagtttttaatttaaagcCTGTAAACAGAAAATAACCACAAACCAGTCAAAGTGTGATGTGAGGAGGACGGACCTATGTGTAACAATATCTAATATATCTGTATACTCTacgatcctctctctctctctctctctctctctctttctcttttttctctcttctatgTGTTTCTCTTTCTAAACCCGTTCCGTGTATTTGGTGGAAGATCTTGTAGCTTGGTGAAGATGGCTGGAGGAGTGAACAGGAAGATTTCGGCAGCATCGGCCAGAGCTCACACCAGAAGAGCCAAGAGTAACACTGGCTTTAAACTTCCTTCAGGTGaatttttccctttgttttaaTCTATTTGTCTTACATCGGATTCGGGACCATGAAACTTGTTCTGAAACTAGGGTCAATATTAAAATCTTTTGTTATACTAGGATTTGGTTAACGCAACAAAACGTTGAATTGTTAAAATGATTTTCACCATTTGGGAAAGTCATGCATTCACTTAGTTAAGCCCAGCCCCCTCCATTTCTCAGTCTTTTGGCTTTGCTGGGTGGGTttttatataaatcaataatctAATTTCGGAGCCGTAAGATGTTGTTCCTTTCGATAAACGGCTTAATAGAGgagattatttcttttttattattattatattttgtaatgttatttcttttttattatttgttcgTTGTATACATTGATTTATGGATAGTTTactaaatttgaagaaaaattgaagttcCTGACACCCAATAGttactctattttttttattttttattttctctctatCGGTCTAATACTTTGTGTTTTTAGCAAATTGTCATGTTTGATGTACAATGAAGTTACATTTGATTGGATAGAGTGAATTGGCTgctttaaaattaaacattgCACAGAGGTGTATCTTTTGTCTACAGTTTATGTATATGTCAGCATTGCGAAGCAGAGTGTCGTCTGTTGTTTCCTTTATTTGTCATTTCATCGTGAATTATGAGATGGTTTTGGTATAGGAGAAGTTGAATGTGAAGCTGTAGAATGTCTCTGTTCTGGATGGTGGATATTGATGGACAATTGTCTGGGTTAGTAGATTTGAGAAGAAAGCTTAACCCTTGTCAGTTCAGTATATTAGTGTATACCCCATACCCTGCattgaatttataaatattattgtctATCTTAATGTATATTCAATCTCTGGATTTTGATGGATGGACATGTGAAATGCAACATTATGCTACTGGAATTAATATATTGTTCTTTGACATGTTGGAATGAAAAATCTGTTGTGTTAGTTCTAAGAAGCCAATATCCTTGTTGAGGAATGGATTTTGAGGCAGCCATAGAGACCCTTTATGATTCAGGGTATGCATGTTTTGAATTTGTCTTTGCTCAATGCATGGACTTTATAAAAGTTGGTCCATCTTTGAGTAGTgatctaatataaaatttattcattttgtcCAATGACCATATTGTCTTAATAAAGCTGAAAACTTTCAGGAATTTTCAAGAAAGCACTACTTGTGTTGTTCGTTGGGTTTTGTGCATGGGCATACCAAGCAATCCAACCTCCACCACCCAAGATTTGTGGATCTTCAGGTGGCCCTCCTGTTACAGCTCCAAGAATTAAACTTAGAGATGGAAGATATCTGGCCTACAAAGAGCATGGTGTTCCAAAAGACACTGCTAAGAATAAAATTGTCTTTATCCATCCTTTCGATTGTTGCAGGCATGACTCCTTTTTGGATAAAAGCCTATCTCCGGTACATATCTCTTGGTTCTCTTAATTGCTATTATTTCCAATCTTTCCTAGTTCTTTATCAAATGCCAATATCATTTTAAGGCTCTGTCATTGTCTTCCAGGAAATTATTGAAGACTTGGGTATCTATATAGTGTCCTTTGATAGACCTGGTTATGGAGAAAGTGACCCTAATCCAAAGCGAACTGAAAAGACCATGGCTTCAGATATAGAAGAGCTTGCTGACCAGTTGGGTCTGGGGCCCAAGTTCTATGTAATTGGTGTTTCAATGGGTGGGCAGTTGGTTTGGAGCTGCCTCAAGTACATCCCTCACAGGTATGTTTTATCATAAGAGGGGGAGAGAGTGAGAGATATTTTTCATTCCTTACGCTTATATGAGGGATGCATGTGATCATAACAGGTTGGCAGGTGCAGTGCTACTAGCTCCGGTTGTAAATTACTGGTGGTCTGGTTTTCCCTCAAATCTTTCTAATGAAGCCTACTACCAACAACCTTGGAATGATCAATGGACATTCCGCGTTGCTCACCATGCCCCATGGCTTACATACTGGTGGAACACTCAGAAGTGGTTCCCCTCTGCTAGTGTTCTGGCTAACAGTTCCAATATTCTTTCTCATCAAGACAAAGAACTGATTGCTTCATTAAGAATGCCAAGAAAGACACATGCGGTATGTACCTAACATTTCACATAATGCTATGCGCTATACTTCTTTTCACCAAATGAACAATAAACGATT is a window from the Ziziphus jujuba cultivar Dongzao chromosome 11, ASM3175591v1 genome containing:
- the LOC107432222 gene encoding uncharacterized protein LOC107432222 isoform X1 is translated as MAGGVNRKISAASARAHTRRAKSNTGFKLPSGIFKKALLVLFVGFCAWAYQAIQPPPPKICGSSGGPPVTAPRIKLRDGRYLAYKEHGVPKDTAKNKIVFIHPFDCCRHDSFLDKSLSPEIIEDLGIYIVSFDRPGYGESDPNPKRTEKTMASDIEELADQLGLGPKFYVIGVSMGGQLVWSCLKYIPHRLAGAVLLAPVVNYWWSGFPSNLSNEAYYQQPWNDQWTFRVAHHAPWLTYWWNTQKWFPSASVLANSSNILSHQDKELIASLRMPRKTHAGQIRQQGEFESVHRDLIVGFGTWEFSPLELENPFPNNEGSVHLWHGDEDRLVPVTLQRYIAQQLPWIHYHELPGAGHLFPFFKAFADTVIKELLIKKE
- the LOC107432188 gene encoding protein TERMINAL FLOWER 1; the protein is MARISEPLIVGRVIGDVLDSFTPTIKMSVTYNSKQVCNGHELFPSNVTSKPRVEIQGGDMRSFFTLIMTDPDVPGPSDPYLREHLHWMVTDIPGTTDAAFGSEMVSYEIPRPNIGIHRFVFVLFKQKRRQSVNPPSSRDHFSTRDFAAQNDLGLPVAAVFFNAQRETAARRR
- the LOC107432222 gene encoding uncharacterized protein LOC107432222 isoform X2, with amino-acid sequence MIQGIFKKALLVLFVGFCAWAYQAIQPPPPKICGSSGGPPVTAPRIKLRDGRYLAYKEHGVPKDTAKNKIVFIHPFDCCRHDSFLDKSLSPEIIEDLGIYIVSFDRPGYGESDPNPKRTEKTMASDIEELADQLGLGPKFYVIGVSMGGQLVWSCLKYIPHRLAGAVLLAPVVNYWWSGFPSNLSNEAYYQQPWNDQWTFRVAHHAPWLTYWWNTQKWFPSASVLANSSNILSHQDKELIASLRMPRKTHAGQIRQQGEFESVHRDLIVGFGTWEFSPLELENPFPNNEGSVHLWHGDEDRLVPVTLQRYIAQQLPWIHYHELPGAGHLFPFFKAFADTVIKELLIKKE